The following are encoded in a window of Penicillium oxalicum strain HP7-1 chromosome II, whole genome shotgun sequence genomic DNA:
- a CDS encoding Repressor of RNA polymerase III transcription maf1: protein MPISYLILLSRQGKVRLAKWFTTLSPKEKAKIIKDVTQLVLSRRTRMCNFLEYKDSKVVYRRYASLFFIAGCASTDNELITLEIVHRYVEQMDKYYGNVCELDIIFNFQKAYFILDELLLAGEMQESSKKNVLRCISQQDSLEDMELHLEGSRGGPLFPGIPLICSRCGYRRSLHLLRSRRDRFFLSTITSARQRGDGEGLFKFQHALYTTHINPCIQPSGYEDYLHEMKFLPLPEFEDITSSLNFDTADCHITGGCDLYTTKAARSDRKLYNHIEQSLEAQYESILRLSASLSPPNAHDAAETLNLSRSSPFGPLSEHSSRRTFAYLIATLNASHPDYDFSHVLRPTDFRRERHLKRVMNTVNSTLFNLRPRESIDMSPSSPGTLPGSYNSGSTTWGSRMWQIIDEHMSLKECALYSYSPEEDPSDADDGAIWSLHYFFFNPLRKRVCYVYLRAIPILSHTPPEETEIMSSSVGKRTFDDGYLTPDLSSSKRARYWFGTRVETSLHHVEHVDDDDQYILSDEESHSRRGSRGMVRAMSEELVDMMEI, encoded by the exons ATGCCCATCAG CTATCTAATTCTCTTGTCCCGACAGGGCAAAGTG CGTCTCGCCAAATGGTTCACGACTCTCTCACCCAAGGAGAAAGcgaagatcatcaaggaTGTCACCCAGCTTGTGCTGTCGCGTCGGACACGGATGTGTAACTTCCTTGAATATAAAG ACTCTAAAGTCGTCTATCGTCGCTATGCATcactcttcttcatcgccggCTGCGCATCTACCGACAATGAATTGATCACCCTCGAAATCGTTCATCGCTACGTCGAACAAATGGACAAGTACTATGGGAATGTGTGCGAGCTGGacatcatcttcaatttccaaAAAGCATacttcatcctcgacgagCTCTTACTTGCGGGTGAGATGCAGGAAAGCAGCAAGAAGAATGTGCTCCGATGTATCAGCCAACAGGACAGCTTAGAAGACATGGAG CTTCACCTTGAAGGCAGTCGTGGAGGCCCGCTCTTCCCCGGAATTCCCCTTATCTGTTCTCGCTGCGGTTATCGCCGAtcgctccatctcctccgttCCCGGCGCGACCGCTTCTTCTTATCGACCATCACTTCAGCGCGCCAGCGAGGTGACGGTGAAGGTCTCTTCAAATTCCAACACGCGCTTTATACCACACACATCAACCCGTGTATTCAGCCTTCTGGGTACGAAGATTATCTTCACGAGATGAAG TTCTTACCACTCCCCGAATTCGAGGACATCACGAGCTCCTTGAATTTCGACACAGCAGACTGTCATATCACCGGTGGTTGTGACCTGTACACCACAAAGGCCGCCCGGTCTGATCGGAAACTCTACAACCACATCGAACAATCACTGGAGGCCCAATATGAATCGATCCTTCGCCTGTCGGCCTCGCTCTCGCCGCCCAATGCCCACGATGCGGCTGAGACCTTGAACCTGTCGCGATCAAGTCCCTTTGGGCCATTGAGCGAACATTCTAGCCGACGCACATTTGCCTATCTGATCGCGACTCTCAACGCGAGCCATCCCGATTACGATTTCTCCCATGTGCTGAGGCCTACCGATTTTCGGCGTGAGCGTCATCTCAAGCGCGTGATGAACACAGTCAACTCCACATTGTTCAatcttcgtcctcgggaGTCAATAGATATGTCCCCGTCATCGCCCGGGACTCTCCCTGGATCGTACAATTCCGGCTCGACCACCTGGGGCTCCCGCATGTGGCAGATTATCGACGAACACATGTCACTCAAAGAGTGCGCGCTGTACTCGTACTCTCCCGAAGAGGATCCCTCTGATGCTGACGACGGCGCGATTTGGAGCTTGCACtacttctttttcaatccGCTCCGCAAGCGGGTGTGCTATGTCTACCTCCGCGCTATTCCCATTCTCAGCCACACCCCCCCTGAAGAGACCGAAATTATGTCCAGCTCGGTCGGCAAGCGCACGTTTGACGACGGGTATCTCACGCCCGATCTGAGCTCCAGCAAACGAGCTCGTTACTGGTTTGGAACCCGCGTGGAGACATCGCTGCATCATGTCGAGCACGTGGACGATGACGATCAGTATATTCTCAGTGACGAGGAAAGCCATTCCCGCCGGGGAAGTAGGGGCATGGTTCGGGCCATGAGTGAGGAGCTCGTGGATATGATGGAAATTTGA
- a CDS encoding Nucleolar protein 16 — MGKVLQKKKARSSVSKAKAKNNRLKNGNKKINVLGNQIIAQNWDRDLTLTQNYKRLGLLHKLNAPTGGKERIPGRNDLEEKSNSLHINGSAVAATQIDVGETKVERDPETGKILRVIHDVDEIEVAGKKRRRTNPLNDPLNELSDNEDATIKAMPASKVVQQLERQADLEGVGEKAKKPRHQSTREGEWI, encoded by the exons ATGGGCAAGGTTctccagaagaagaaggctcgGTCCAGCGTctccaaggccaaggccaagaacaaCCGTCTGAAAAATGGcaacaagaagatcaacgTGCTGGGTAACCAGATCATCGCCCAAAACTG GGACCGCGACTTGACACTCACGCAAAACTATAAAAGACTCGGCCTCCTGCACAAATTGAACGCTCCCACCGGTGGCAAAGAACGCATTCCCGGACGCAATGACCTCGAGGAAAAATCCAACTCGCTTCACATCAACGGCAGCGCTGTCGCTGCGACGCAAATTGACGTTGGCGAGACAAAGGTCGAGCGCGACCCGGAGACCGGCAAGATTCTGCGCGTCATCCACGACGTTGACGAGATCGAAGTCGCAGGCAAGAAGCGGCGACGCACAAACCCGCTCAACGATCCGTTGAACGAACTTTCAGACAATGAGGACGCCACTATCAAGGCTATGCCCGCATCCAAGGTCGTTCAGCAGTTGGAGCGCCAGGCTGATTTGGAAGGTGTTGGagaaaaggccaagaagccTCGGCACCAAAGCACACGTGAAGGCGAATGGATTTAA
- a CDS encoding Zinc transporter ZIP13, translating into MASRLMLSSRTGLALVAGCLLFVCVAAASAHTGTLSVGEIEEQLQNCPLVEALNEQKRASAPETTSLTAQIFSVLFPGSPAVNSLLATLYISGPPNFLLALCPPNIDPSSLSVMVAFAVGGLLGDTLFHLLPEIFLGEASPDHVSFVMVEPNKNLLLGLGIMVGFFTFVAMDKTLRIATGGEGGHDHSHGHSHSSLDNASTTGAQTAGTSSGELKQRKSQKSTNELSAQDSPVEKEINPSVKLGGYLNLIADFTHNITDGLALSSSFYASPTIGATTTVAVFFHEIPHEVGDFALLIQSGFSKRKAMGAQFVTAIGAFLGTFIGIAVQEFGGNSSVSQAAAGAGIWGTSLQWGDMLLPFTAGTFLYVGTVAVIPELLETGKDKGAEVRKTLTQFLAVAVGAGIMLL; encoded by the exons ATGGCTTCACGATTGATGCTGTCGTCTCGGACAGGTCTTGCGCTCGTCGCAGGCtgtcttctttttgtctgTGTAGCCGCAGCTTCTGCCCATACCGGTACCTTGTCTGTGGGGGAAATTGAAGAGCAATTGCAG AATTGCCCTTTGGTCGAAGCTCTGAATGAGCAGAAGAGAGCCTCAGCGCCGGAAACTACGAGCTTGACGGCTCAAATCTTCTCTGTTTTGTTCCCAGGAAGCCCGGCCGTGAACTCTCTCCTGGCCACTCTGTATATCTCTGGTCCTCCTA ACTTCCTTCTCGCATTATGTCCTCCAAACATTGACCCTTCGTCACTGTCTGTTATGGTCGCCTTCGCCGTGGGTGGCCTGCTCGGCGACACGCTGTTCCACCTGCTTCCAGAAATCTTCTTAGGTGAAGCATCTCCAGACCATGTGAGCTTCGTCATGGTCGAACCAAACAAGAacctccttctcggcctgGGTATCATGGTTGGTTTTTTCACCTTTGTCGCAATGGACAAGACACTCCGTATCGCCACCGGGGGTGAAGGCGGCCATGATCATTCCCACGGTCACTCGCACTCTAGCCTCGACAACGCAAGTACCACCGGTGCTCAAACCGCCGGTACCAGCAGCGGTGAATTGAAGCAGCGCAAATCCCAAAAGTCCACAAATGAGCTCTCCGCGCAAGACTCCCCCGTAGAGAAAGAGATCAACCCTAGCGTCAAGCTCGGCGGATACTTGAATCTCATCGCCGACTTCACACACAACATCACCGACGGTCTCGCTCTATCCTCTTCATTCTACGCTTCTCCAACAATCGGCGCAACTACCACCGTCGCCGTATTCTTCCATGAAATCCCCCATGAAGTAGGTGACTTTGCCCTTCTTATCCAGTCAGGCTTCTCGAAGCGCAAGGCCATGGGTGCGCAGTTCGTCACGGCGATCGGCGCCTTCCTGGGGACTTTCATTGGGATTGCAGTCCAGGAGTTCGGAGGCAACAGCTCGGTTTCACAAGCGGCTGCTGGTGCTGGAATCTGGGGAACCAGTCTCCAATGGGGCGATATGCTTCTCCCCTTCACGGCTGGCACTTTCTTGTACGTTGGGACCGTGGCCGTGATCCCGGAATTACTGGAGACTGGTAAAGATAAGGGCGCCGAGGTGCGAAAGACCTTGACCCAGTTCCTGGCTGTGGCCGTGGGTGCAGGAATCATGCTTTTGTAA